From the genome of Uranotaenia lowii strain MFRU-FL chromosome 1, ASM2978415v1, whole genome shotgun sequence, one region includes:
- the LOC129740588 gene encoding uncharacterized protein LOC129740588 has translation MKAVIFLVLFVATLAAGQGCVRDDSNGQPACNAAEVAQRFWRNNWDPTAFWECETAGVDATARRCPTEGMFDSATGTCINWADWVWTPTCKPPSRV, from the exons ATGAAGG CCGTAATTTTCCTGGTCCTGTTCGTTGCCACCCTGGCCGCCGGTCAGGGCTGTGTCCGGGATGATTCGAACGGGCAGCCGGCTTGCAATGCGGCCGAGGTGGCACAGCGCTTCTGGCGCAACAACTGGGACCCCACCGCCTTCTGGGAGTGCGAAACTGCCGGTGTTGATGCCACGGCTCGCCGCTGCCCGACCGAGGGAATGTTCGACTCCGCCACCGGAACCTGCATCAACTGGGCCGACTGGGTGTGGACTCCGACCTGTAAGCCCCCTAGCCGGGTGTAG